A stretch of Enterobacter cloacae complex sp. ECNIH7 DNA encodes these proteins:
- a CDS encoding YjbH domain-containing protein: MKKTYLYSMLALCVSAACHAETYPAPIGPSQSDFGGVGLLQTPTARMAREGEISLNYRDNDQYRYYSASVQMFPWLETTLRYTDVRTKQYSSVEAFSGDQTYKDKAFDVKLRLWEESYWMPQVSVGAKDIGGTGLFDAEYIVASKAWGPFDFSLGLGWGYLGTSGNVKNPFCSYSDKYCYRDNSYKKAGSINGDQMFHGPASLFGGVEYQTPWQPLRLKLEYEGNDYSQDFAGKIEQKSKFNVGAIYRVTDWADVNLSYERGNTVMFGFTLRTNFNDMRPHYNDNARPAYRPEPQDAILQHSVVANQLTLLKYNAGLADPKIQTKGDTLYVTGEQVKYRDSREGIERANRIVMNDLPEGIRTIRVTENRLNLPQVTTETDVASLKRHLEGEPLGHETELVQKRVEPIVPETTEQGWYIDKSRFDFHIDPVLNQSVGGPENFYMYQLGVMATADLWLTDHLLTTGSLFGNIANNYDKFNYTNPPKDSTLPRVRTRVREYVQNDAYVNNLQANYFQYFGNGFYGQVYGGYLETMYGGAGAEVLYRPVDSNWAFGVDANYVKQRDWRSAQDMMKFTDYSVKTGHLTAYWTPSFAPDVLVKASVGQYLAGDKGGTLDISKHFDSGVVVGGYATITNVSPDEYGEGDFTKGVYVSIPLDLFSSGPTRSRAAIGWTPLTRDGGQQLGRKFQLYDMTSDKNINFR, encoded by the coding sequence ATGAAAAAAACCTATCTCTACAGCATGCTGGCGCTCTGCGTGAGTGCCGCCTGCCATGCAGAAACGTATCCGGCACCCATTGGCCCGTCTCAGTCAGACTTCGGCGGCGTCGGTTTACTGCAAACGCCCACCGCGCGTATGGCGCGCGAAGGGGAAATTAGCCTTAACTACCGTGATAACGACCAGTATCGCTACTACTCCGCCTCGGTACAGATGTTCCCGTGGCTTGAAACCACGCTGCGCTATACCGACGTGCGTACGAAACAATACAGCAGCGTAGAGGCGTTCTCCGGCGATCAGACCTACAAAGATAAAGCCTTCGACGTCAAGCTGCGCCTGTGGGAAGAGAGCTACTGGATGCCGCAGGTGTCCGTGGGCGCCAAAGATATCGGTGGTACCGGTCTGTTTGATGCGGAATACATCGTGGCCAGCAAAGCCTGGGGACCGTTCGACTTCTCGCTCGGCCTGGGATGGGGCTATCTCGGCACCAGCGGTAACGTGAAAAACCCGTTTTGCTCCTACAGCGACAAATACTGCTATCGCGATAACAGCTATAAGAAAGCGGGCTCCATTAACGGAGACCAGATGTTCCACGGTCCGGCGTCGCTGTTTGGCGGCGTAGAGTATCAAACGCCCTGGCAGCCATTACGCCTGAAGCTGGAGTATGAAGGGAATGACTACTCGCAGGACTTCGCCGGGAAGATTGAGCAGAAGAGCAAGTTTAACGTCGGCGCCATTTATCGCGTCACCGACTGGGCCGACGTTAACCTCAGCTACGAGCGCGGCAATACGGTGATGTTTGGCTTCACGCTGCGCACCAACTTTAACGACATGCGGCCGCACTACAATGATAACGCGCGCCCTGCATACCGGCCGGAGCCGCAGGATGCGATTCTGCAGCACTCCGTGGTGGCAAACCAGCTGACGCTGCTGAAATACAATGCCGGCCTGGCGGATCCGAAGATTCAGACCAAGGGCGACACGCTTTACGTCACCGGCGAGCAGGTAAAATACCGCGACTCACGGGAAGGGATCGAACGCGCCAACCGGATCGTGATGAACGATCTCCCGGAGGGGATCCGAACGATCCGCGTGACGGAAAACCGTCTCAACCTGCCGCAGGTCACAACCGAAACGGACGTTGCCAGCCTCAAGCGCCATCTGGAAGGCGAGCCGCTCGGGCATGAGACCGAGCTGGTGCAAAAACGCGTAGAGCCGATCGTGCCGGAAACCACCGAGCAGGGCTGGTATATCGACAAATCGCGCTTCGATTTCCATATCGATCCGGTGCTGAACCAGTCCGTGGGCGGGCCTGAAAACTTCTACATGTATCAGCTGGGCGTCATGGCGACGGCGGATCTGTGGCTCACCGACCACCTGCTGACCACCGGCAGCCTGTTCGGCAACATCGCCAACAACTACGACAAATTCAATTACACCAACCCGCCAAAAGACTCGACGCTGCCGCGCGTGCGCACCCGCGTGCGTGAGTATGTGCAGAACGATGCTTACGTGAACAACCTGCAGGCCAACTACTTCCAGTACTTCGGCAACGGCTTCTACGGCCAGGTGTACGGCGGGTATCTGGAAACCATGTACGGCGGCGCGGGGGCGGAAGTGCTTTATCGTCCTGTCGACAGCAACTGGGCGTTCGGGGTGGATGCCAACTACGTCAAGCAGCGTGACTGGCGCAGCGCGCAGGACATGATGAAGTTCACCGACTACAGCGTCAAAACGGGCCATCTGACCGCCTACTGGACGCCGTCGTTCGCACCTGACGTGCTGGTGAAAGCCAGCGTCGGTCAGTACCTGGCGGGCGATAAGGGCGGCACGCTCGATATCTCTAAACACTTCGACAGCGGCGTCGTGGTGGGCGGCTACGCCACCATCACCAACGTCTCGCCGGACGAATACGGGGAAGGGGACTTCACTAAAGGGGTCTACGTGTCGATTCCGCTGGATCTGTTCTCGTCAGGCCCAACCCGCAGCCGCGCGGCGATTGGCTGGACGCCGCTGACGCGTGACGGGGGTCAGCAGCTTGGACGTAAGTTCCAGCTGTATGATATGACGAGCGATAAGAACATTAACTTCCGCTGA
- a CDS encoding acyltransferase has protein sequence MERKQTGVRNVTCGDNVIVYEPANLYDCVLGNGVFVGPFVEIQGNTRIGDDCKIQSHTFICEYVTIGQRCFVGHGVMFANDMFREGKPNADRESWGHITVGNDVSIGSGATILAVSICDGAVIGAGSVVTKSIVEKGVYAGNPARLLRRL, from the coding sequence ATGGAGCGTAAACAAACCGGGGTTCGCAACGTGACCTGTGGCGACAATGTGATCGTATATGAGCCTGCTAACCTTTACGACTGTGTGCTGGGCAACGGCGTATTCGTCGGCCCGTTTGTTGAAATCCAGGGCAATACGCGCATCGGTGACGACTGCAAAATCCAGTCGCACACCTTCATCTGCGAGTATGTCACTATTGGTCAGCGTTGCTTTGTTGGCCATGGCGTGATGTTTGCCAACGATATGTTTCGGGAGGGGAAACCGAACGCTGACCGTGAGAGCTGGGGCCATATTACCGTGGGGAATGATGTTTCGATAGGCAGTGGAGCGACCATTCTGGCGGTATCCATCTGCGACGGTGCGGTGATTGGAGCAGGGAGCGTGGTAACAAAATCGATCGTCGAGAAAGGTGTCTATGCCGGTAACCCGGCGAGGCTACTACGCCGCTTGTGA
- the psiE gene encoding phosphate-starvation-inducible protein PsiE — MTSLTRPRVEFISTILQTVLNLGLLSLGLILVVFLGKETVHLADVLFAPEQTSKYALVEGLVVYFLYFEFIALIVKYFQSGFHFPLRYFVYIGITAIVRLIIVDHKSPLDVLIYSAAILLLVITLWLCNSKRLKRE, encoded by the coding sequence ATGACATCCCTGACTCGCCCGCGCGTTGAGTTCATCTCAACTATCCTCCAGACCGTGCTGAACCTCGGTCTGTTGAGCCTTGGCCTGATACTGGTCGTCTTTTTGGGTAAAGAGACGGTGCATCTTGCGGATGTACTGTTCGCCCCTGAACAAACCAGCAAATATGCGCTGGTGGAAGGCCTGGTGGTCTACTTTCTCTACTTTGAATTTATCGCCCTGATTGTGAAGTACTTTCAGTCCGGATTTCACTTCCCGCTGCGTTATTTTGTCTACATTGGGATCACTGCGATAGTGCGGCTGATCATCGTCGATCATAAATCCCCGCTCGACGTGCTGATCTACTCGGCGGCGATCCTGCTGCTGGTGATCACCCTCTGGCTGTGCAACTCGAAGCGGCTGAAACGCGAATAA
- the malG gene encoding maltose ABC transporter permease MalG yields the protein MAMVQPKSQKLRLLATHLGLLIFIAAIMFPLLMVIAISLRSGNFATGSLIPDEISWEHWKLALGFSVEHADGRVTPPPFPVLLWLWNSVKIAGITAIGIVALSTTCAYAFARMRFPGKATLLKGMLIFQMFPAVLSLVALYALFDRLGQYVPFIGLNTHGGVIFAYLGGIALHVWTIKGYFETIDGSLEEAAALDGATPWQAFRLVLLPLSVPILAVVFILSFIAAITEVPVASLLLRDVNSYTLAVGMQQYLNPQNYLWGDFAAAAVLSAIPITVVFLLAQRWLVNGLTAGGVKG from the coding sequence ATGGCAATGGTACAACCCAAATCTCAGAAACTGCGCCTCCTGGCGACGCACTTAGGCCTGCTGATTTTCATCGCGGCGATCATGTTCCCGCTGCTGATGGTTATCGCCATCTCCCTGCGTTCGGGTAACTTCGCGACGGGGAGCCTGATCCCGGACGAAATCTCCTGGGAGCACTGGAAGCTCGCGCTGGGCTTCAGCGTGGAACACGCGGATGGCCGCGTCACGCCGCCGCCGTTCCCGGTGCTGCTGTGGCTGTGGAACTCGGTGAAAATAGCAGGCATTACCGCCATTGGTATCGTGGCGCTTTCCACCACCTGCGCCTACGCCTTCGCCCGCATGCGTTTCCCGGGCAAAGCGACGCTGCTGAAAGGGATGCTGATTTTCCAGATGTTCCCGGCCGTGCTGTCGCTGGTGGCGTTGTATGCCCTGTTTGACCGTCTGGGCCAGTACGTACCCTTTATCGGCCTGAACACCCACGGCGGCGTGATCTTCGCCTATCTTGGCGGTATCGCACTGCATGTATGGACCATTAAAGGCTATTTCGAAACTATCGACGGCTCGCTGGAAGAAGCGGCCGCCCTGGATGGCGCAACCCCGTGGCAGGCGTTCCGCCTGGTGCTGCTGCCGCTGTCGGTGCCGATTCTGGCGGTAGTGTTTATCCTGTCGTTTATCGCTGCGATCACCGAAGTACCGGTTGCCTCACTGTTACTGCGTGATGTGAACAGCTACACCCTGGCCGTAGGTATGCAGCAATACCTCAACCCGCAAAACTACCTGTGGGGCGACTTTGCCGCGGCGGCCGTGCTTTCCGCCATCCCGATTACCGTGGTGTTCCTGCTGGCGCAGCGCTGGCTGGTCAACGGCCTGACGGCGGGCGGTGTGAAAGGTTAA
- the malF gene encoding maltose ABC transporter permease MalF codes for MDVIKKKRWWQSDALKWSAIGLLCLLVGYLVVLMYVQGEYLFAIMTLILSSAGLYIFANRKAYAWRYVYPGVAGMGLFVLFPLICTIAIAFTNYSSTNQLAQERAQQVLLDRSYQAGKTFNFGLYPDGNEWKLALTDEASSKYYVSDAFKFGSEQKLALKEAQALPEGERANLRVITQNRQALTQLTAVLPDESKVTMSSLRQFSGTQPLYTLADDGTLTNNQSGVKYRPNNDIGFYQSITADGKWGDDKLSPGYTVTIGWDNFTRVFTDEGIQKPFFAIFVWTVVFSVLTVILTVAVGMVLACLVQWESLKGKAIYRVLLILPYAVPSFISILIFKGLFNQSFGEINMMLSALFGIKPAWFSDPTTARSMIIIVNTWLGYPYMMILCMGLLKAIPDDLYEASAMDGAGPFQNFFKITLPLLIKPLTPLMIASFAFNFNNFVLIQLLTNGGPDRLGTTTPAGYTDLLVSYTYRIAFEGGGGQDFGLAAAIATLIFLLVGALAIVNLKATRMKFD; via the coding sequence ATGGATGTCATTAAAAAGAAACGCTGGTGGCAAAGCGACGCGCTGAAGTGGTCAGCGATAGGTCTGCTGTGTCTGCTGGTGGGTTACCTTGTTGTTTTAATGTACGTACAAGGGGAATATCTGTTTGCCATCATGACGCTGATTTTAAGCTCTGCTGGCCTGTATATTTTCGCTAATCGTAAAGCCTATGCCTGGCGCTATGTCTACCCGGGCGTGGCCGGGATGGGGCTGTTTGTTCTGTTCCCGCTGATTTGTACCATCGCCATTGCGTTTACCAACTACAGCAGCACCAACCAGCTTGCGCAGGAACGCGCGCAGCAGGTCCTGCTGGATCGCTCATATCAGGCAGGCAAGACCTTTAACTTCGGCCTGTATCCTGACGGTAACGAGTGGAAGTTAGCGCTTACTGACGAAGCAAGCAGCAAATACTATGTCTCCGACGCGTTCAAATTTGGCAGCGAGCAGAAGCTGGCCTTAAAAGAGGCACAGGCCCTGCCGGAAGGTGAACGAGCCAACCTGCGCGTCATTACCCAGAACCGTCAGGCGCTGACCCAGCTCACCGCCGTGCTGCCAGACGAAAGCAAGGTGACCATGAGCTCGCTGCGCCAGTTCTCCGGCACGCAGCCGCTGTATACCCTGGCGGACGACGGCACGCTGACCAACAACCAGAGCGGCGTGAAATATCGTCCGAATAACGACATTGGTTTCTATCAGTCCATTACTGCCGACGGCAAATGGGGTGATGACAAGCTCAGCCCTGGCTATACCGTCACCATCGGCTGGGACAACTTTACCCGTGTGTTTACCGACGAAGGCATTCAGAAGCCGTTCTTCGCCATCTTCGTCTGGACGGTGGTCTTCTCGGTGTTGACGGTGATCCTGACCGTGGCCGTGGGCATGGTGCTTGCCTGCCTGGTCCAGTGGGAATCCCTGAAAGGCAAAGCGATTTACCGCGTGCTGCTGATCCTGCCGTATGCCGTACCGTCGTTTATCTCGATTCTGATTTTCAAAGGGCTGTTTAACCAGAGCTTCGGTGAAATCAACATGATGCTGAGCGCCCTGTTCGGCATCAAACCAGCCTGGTTCAGCGACCCGACCACCGCTCGCTCGATGATTATCATCGTGAACACCTGGCTCGGTTATCCGTACATGATGATCCTGTGCATGGGCCTGCTGAAGGCTATCCCGGACGATCTGTACGAAGCCTCGGCGATGGACGGCGCGGGCCCGTTCCAGAACTTCTTTAAAATTACGCTGCCGCTGCTCATTAAGCCGCTGACGCCGCTGATGATTGCCAGCTTCGCCTTTAACTTTAACAACTTCGTGCTGATTCAGCTGTTGACCAACGGCGGCCCGGACCGCCTTGGCACCACGACGCCAGCAGGCTATACCGACCTGCTCGTGAGCTACACCTACCGTATCGCCTTCGAAGGCGGCGGCGGCCAGGACTTCGGTCTGGCGGCAGCGATTGCCACCCTGATCTTCCTGCTGGTAGGCGCTCTGGCGATTGTGAACCTGAAAGCCACACGTATGAAATTCGACTAA
- the malE gene encoding maltose/maltodextrin ABC transporter substrate-binding protein MalE, with the protein MNIKTGARVFALSALAAMMVSAPALAKIEEGKLVIWINGDKGYNGLAEVGKKFEKDTGIKVTVEHPDKLEEKFPQVAATGDGPDIIFWAHDRFGGYAQSGLLAEVTPDKAFQDKLFPFTWDAVRYNGKLIAYPIAVEALSLIYNKDLVPNPPKTWEEIPKLDKELKAKGKSALMFNLQEPYFTWPLIAADGGYAFKFENGKYDVKDVGVDNAGAKAGLTFLVDLIKNKHMNADTDYSIAEAAFNKGETAMTINGPWAWTNIDKSKINYGVTLLPTFKGKPSKPFVGVLSAGINAASPNKELAKEFLENYLLTDQGLDEVNKDKPLGAVALKSFQDQLAKDPRIAATMDNAQKGEIMPNIPQMAAFWYATRTAVINAASGRQTVDAALKDAQGRITK; encoded by the coding sequence ATGAATATCAAGACTGGCGCACGCGTTTTCGCATTGTCCGCCCTTGCAGCAATGATGGTTTCCGCCCCAGCGCTCGCCAAAATTGAAGAAGGCAAGCTGGTTATCTGGATTAACGGCGATAAGGGCTATAACGGCCTGGCCGAAGTGGGCAAAAAATTCGAAAAAGATACCGGCATCAAAGTTACCGTAGAACATCCGGACAAGCTGGAAGAGAAGTTCCCGCAGGTTGCAGCAACCGGCGACGGCCCGGACATCATCTTCTGGGCGCATGACCGTTTCGGGGGTTACGCGCAGTCTGGCCTGCTGGCAGAAGTGACGCCAGATAAAGCCTTCCAGGACAAGCTGTTCCCGTTCACCTGGGATGCCGTTCGCTATAACGGCAAGCTGATCGCTTACCCTATCGCGGTTGAAGCCCTGTCTCTGATTTACAACAAAGACCTGGTACCAAACCCACCGAAAACCTGGGAAGAGATCCCGAAACTGGATAAAGAGCTGAAGGCGAAAGGTAAATCCGCCCTGATGTTCAACCTGCAAGAGCCGTACTTCACCTGGCCGCTCATTGCTGCCGATGGCGGTTACGCGTTCAAGTTTGAAAACGGCAAATATGACGTGAAAGACGTGGGCGTGGACAACGCTGGCGCGAAAGCGGGTCTGACCTTCCTGGTGGATCTGATCAAGAACAAACACATGAACGCGGATACCGACTACTCCATCGCGGAAGCGGCGTTCAACAAAGGCGAAACCGCGATGACCATCAACGGTCCGTGGGCCTGGACCAATATCGACAAGAGCAAAATCAACTACGGTGTGACGCTGCTGCCAACCTTCAAAGGCAAGCCGTCTAAACCGTTCGTTGGCGTGCTGAGCGCGGGCATCAACGCCGCCAGCCCGAACAAAGAGCTGGCGAAAGAGTTCCTGGAAAACTACCTGCTGACCGATCAGGGTCTGGATGAAGTGAACAAGGACAAACCGCTGGGCGCCGTCGCGCTGAAATCCTTCCAGGATCAGCTGGCGAAAGACCCACGTATCGCGGCCACCATGGATAACGCCCAGAAAGGCGAAATCATGCCGAACATCCCACAGATGGCTGCGTTCTGGTACGCCACGCGTACCGCGGTCATCAACGCTGCAAGCGGTCGTCAGACTGTCGATGCCGCGCTGAAAGATGCTCAGGGTCGTATTACTAAGTAA
- the malK gene encoding maltose/maltodextrin ABC transporter ATP-binding protein MalK — translation MASVQLRNVTKAWGDVVVSKDINLDINEGEFVVFVGPSGCGKSTLLRMIAGLETITSGDLLIGDTRMNDIPPAERGVGMVFQSYALYPHLSVAENMSFGLKLAGAKKEVINQRVTQVAEVLQLAHLLERKPKALSGGQRQRVAIGRTLVAEPRVFLLDEPLSNLDAALRVQMRIEISRLHKRLGRTMIYVTHDQVEAMTLADKIVVLDAGRVAQVGKPLELYHYPADRFVAGFIGSPKMNFLPVKVTATAIEQVQVELPNRQQVWLPVDSANVQVGANMSLGIRPEHLLPSHIADVTLEGDVQVVEQLGHETQIHIQIPAIRQNLVYRQNDVVLVEEGATFAIGLPPERCHLFREDGTACRRLHKEPGV, via the coding sequence ATGGCGAGCGTACAGCTGCGTAATGTAACGAAAGCCTGGGGTGACGTTGTGGTGTCGAAAGACATCAATCTGGACATCAACGAAGGCGAATTCGTGGTGTTTGTTGGCCCATCAGGCTGTGGTAAATCTACTCTGCTGCGTATGATTGCCGGTCTTGAAACGATTACCAGCGGCGACCTGCTGATTGGTGATACCCGAATGAACGACATCCCGCCTGCCGAACGTGGCGTCGGTATGGTGTTCCAGTCTTATGCACTCTATCCACACCTTTCCGTTGCCGAAAATATGTCCTTTGGCCTGAAGCTGGCCGGCGCGAAGAAAGAAGTCATTAACCAGCGCGTGACGCAGGTGGCGGAAGTGTTACAGCTGGCCCACCTGCTGGAGCGTAAACCAAAAGCGCTTTCCGGTGGTCAGCGTCAGCGTGTGGCGATTGGCCGTACCCTGGTGGCCGAACCGCGCGTGTTCCTGCTCGATGAACCTCTCTCTAACCTGGATGCCGCCCTGCGCGTCCAGATGCGAATTGAAATCTCCCGTCTGCACAAGCGTCTTGGCCGCACGATGATTTACGTCACCCACGATCAGGTGGAAGCGATGACCCTCGCCGACAAAATCGTGGTGCTGGATGCCGGCCGCGTGGCGCAGGTGGGTAAACCGCTGGAGCTGTACCACTACCCGGCAGACCGCTTTGTTGCGGGCTTTATTGGCTCGCCAAAGATGAACTTCCTGCCCGTCAAAGTGACCGCGACAGCCATTGAACAGGTACAGGTGGAGCTGCCAAACCGCCAGCAGGTCTGGCTGCCGGTCGACAGCGCCAACGTACAGGTCGGGGCAAACATGTCCCTCGGTATTCGTCCTGAGCACCTGCTGCCGAGCCACATCGCTGATGTGACCCTGGAAGGTGACGTTCAGGTCGTCGAACAGCTTGGTCACGAAACACAGATTCATATCCAGATCCCCGCCATCCGTCAGAACCTGGTCTACCGCCAGAACGACGTGGTGTTGGTAGAAGAGGGTGCCACATTCGCTATCGGCTTGCCGCCAGAGCGTTGCCATCTGTTCCGTGAGGATGGCACCGCATGTCGTCGGTTGCACAAAGAGCCAGGCGTTTAA
- a CDS encoding maltoporin: MMITLRKQVPLAIAVAAGILSAQAGAVDFKGYARSGIGWTGSGGEQQCFQATGAQSKYRLGNECETYAELKLGQEVWKEGDKSFYFDTNVAYSVSQQNDWESTSPAFREANVQGKNLIEWLPGSTIWAGKRFYQRHDVHMIDFYYWDISGPGAGIENIDLGFGKLSLAATRSSESGGSATFADRDANGDRIYDNVVPNDVFDVRLAGLETNPGGTLELGVDYGHTNIPDDYYLQPGASKDGWLFTAEHTQSMMKGFNKFVLQYGTDSMTSNGKGIPQGGSVDNDGSMWRVLDHGAITLADRWDLMYVGMYQNIDRDNNNGTEWWTVGVRPMFKWTPIMSTLLEVGYDNVKSQRTDEKNSQYKITLAQQWQAGDSIWSRPAIRVFATYAKWDEKWGYANNSDTGYTSGVAYSDTSAKTFSRGDNDEWTFGAQMEIWW; the protein is encoded by the coding sequence ATGATGATTACTCTGCGCAAACAAGTCCCTCTGGCAATCGCCGTTGCGGCAGGCATCCTGTCTGCCCAGGCAGGCGCCGTGGACTTTAAAGGTTATGCTCGTTCCGGCATTGGCTGGACCGGGAGTGGCGGTGAACAACAATGTTTCCAGGCAACGGGTGCTCAAAGTAAATACCGTCTCGGTAACGAATGTGAAACCTATGCGGAATTGAAACTGGGTCAGGAAGTGTGGAAAGAAGGCGACAAGAGCTTCTATTTCGACACTAACGTAGCGTATTCCGTTTCTCAGCAGAACGACTGGGAATCCACCAGCCCGGCCTTCCGTGAAGCTAACGTGCAGGGTAAAAACCTGATTGAATGGCTGCCAGGCTCCACCATCTGGGCCGGTAAGCGTTTCTATCAGCGTCATGACGTTCACATGATCGACTTCTACTACTGGGACATCTCAGGTCCTGGTGCCGGTATTGAAAACATCGATCTGGGCTTTGGTAAACTCTCTCTGGCAGCCACCCGCTCTTCTGAATCAGGCGGTTCTGCAACCTTCGCCGATCGTGATGCGAACGGCGACCGTATTTATGACAACGTTGTACCAAATGACGTCTTCGACGTGCGTTTAGCGGGGCTGGAAACTAACCCGGGCGGTACGCTGGAACTGGGCGTTGACTATGGTCACACCAACATTCCTGACGACTACTACCTGCAGCCAGGCGCTTCTAAAGATGGCTGGTTGTTCACTGCTGAACATACCCAGAGCATGATGAAGGGCTTCAACAAGTTCGTACTGCAGTACGGTACAGACTCCATGACCTCTAACGGTAAAGGTATTCCACAGGGCGGCAGCGTTGATAACGACGGCTCCATGTGGCGTGTGCTGGACCACGGTGCAATTACCCTGGCAGACCGTTGGGACCTGATGTACGTCGGTATGTACCAGAACATCGATCGTGACAACAACAACGGTACCGAGTGGTGGACTGTGGGTGTTCGTCCGATGTTCAAATGGACGCCAATCATGAGCACCCTGCTTGAAGTGGGCTACGACAACGTCAAATCTCAGAGAACTGACGAGAAAAACAGCCAGTACAAAATCACCCTGGCACAGCAATGGCAGGCAGGCGACAGCATCTGGTCTCGTCCGGCTATCCGTGTCTTCGCAACCTACGCGAAGTGGGATGAGAAATGGGGTTACGCAAACAACAGCGACACGGGTTACACCTCTGGTGTGGCTTACAGTGACACCTCTGCGAAAACCTTCAGCCGTGGCGACAACGATGAATGGACCTTCGGCGCCCAGATGGAAATCTGGTGGTAA